Proteins from one Deltaproteobacteria bacterium genomic window:
- the rplK gene encoding 50S ribosomal protein L11, with the protein MAKKVLSQIKLQVPAKQATPSPPIGPALGQYGVNIMEFCKAFNSATQSQEGTIIPVIITVYADRSFTFVTKTPPASILLKQAAQIAKGSSEPGRIEVGVVPRAKVEEIAKLKFEDLNANDIDAAVLIIEGTARSMGLNVV; encoded by the coding sequence ATGGCCAAAAAAGTTCTTAGTCAGATAAAATTGCAAGTTCCGGCAAAACAAGCGACCCCCTCCCCTCCGATTGGTCCGGCTTTGGGTCAGTATGGGGTCAATATTATGGAGTTTTGTAAGGCCTTCAACTCGGCGACCCAGAGCCAGGAAGGAACAATAATCCCTGTCATTATAACTGTTTATGCTGACCGTTCGTTTACATTCGTCACCAAGACACCACCGGCCTCCATACTCCTGAAGCAGGCGGCTCAGATTGCTAAGGGCTCGAGTGAGCCTGGTCGGATCGAGGTGGGAGTGGTGCCCAGGGCAAAGGTTGAAGAGATCGCTAAACTCAAGTTTGAGGACCTTAATGCCAACGATATTGATGCTGCGGTCCTGATTATTGAAGGCACAGCTCGGAGCATGGGGCTGAACGTCGTTTAG
- the nusG gene encoding transcription termination/antitermination protein NusG, whose product MTHKWYIIHTYSGHEEKVKASLEETIRQLHLEDRFSEVLVPTEQVVEKVKGQIKTSSRKFYPGYVLVHMDLDEQTWHIVKGTPKVTGFLGGNINPTPIPDHEAEKVIAQMVEGISKPKPKFHFEDGDEVKVIDGPFSNFIGRVDEVKEDKAKLRILISIFGRATPVELEFVQVEKI is encoded by the coding sequence GTGACGCATAAGTGGTATATTATACATACCTATTCCGGACATGAAGAAAAGGTCAAAGCCTCCTTGGAGGAGACCATTAGACAGCTCCATCTTGAGGACAGATTTTCCGAGGTCCTGGTGCCTACGGAACAGGTGGTTGAAAAGGTCAAAGGCCAGATAAAAACATCGTCCCGGAAATTTTATCCCGGCTATGTGCTGGTCCATATGGACCTTGATGAGCAGACCTGGCATATCGTGAAAGGCACTCCTAAAGTGACCGGCTTCCTTGGCGGGAACATCAACCCAACCCCCATCCCTGACCACGAGGCTGAAAAGGTGATCGCCCAAATGGTGGAGGGTATTTCAAAACCCAAACCAAAATTCCATTTCGAAGATGGGGATGAGGTCAAGGTCATTGACGGTCCGTTTTCAAACTTCATCGGTCGTGTTGACGAAGTCAAAGAAGATAAGGCAAAATTGAGAATTCTGATCAGCATCTTCGGTCGAGCCACTCCGGTTGAATTGGAATTTGTCCAGGTTGAAAAAATTTAA